Within the Drosophila melanogaster chromosome 3R genome, the region TCTGCTAAAGCGTTTTCTTTACCTTTTATAAATGTTATGTCAAAATCAAACTCGTTTAATTGCACTTTCCAACGTTGTAACTTTAGGTTGGGTTCCTTTAGATTATTAAGCCAAACTAGGGGTCTATGGTCggttttaattataaactttcttccataaatataatatttaaagaattttgttGACCAATAGATTGCAAGAAGCTCTTTTTCTATTGTACTGTAATTAAGTTCATGATTTTTAAGAGAACGACTAGCATAAGAAATTACTTTATTATCTTGCATGAGCACGGCGCCTAATGCATAGTTACTTGCGTCTGTAACTATCGtgaattgtttgttaaaatctgGGTAAACGACTATCGGATCGCTTGTTATTaggatttttagtttttgaaaaGCTTCTACGTATTCTTGATcatgtgtgtttattttagaatttttctttaagtattttattaaGGGCTGGGCAATTTTGGAGTAGTCTTTTATGTAGCGCCTCAAATAACCTGTGATGCCtagaaaacttttaatttgtttctggtTTGTCGGTAAATTTATCTTACAAATTGCGTCAATTTTCTTCTGACTTGGCTTTAGACCTTCTGAATTAATGGTATGTCCGAGAAATTCAATCTCCTCTCTGGCAAACTCGCATTTGTCTGATTGGAGTTTTAAATTTGCCTTAGATAGACAGCTGAAGATACAGCTTAAATGATTGACGTGTTCCCCTATAttcttagaaaatataaggatGTCATCCATGTAAACAATGCAAAATTGTCCGGTATAGGGGCTaaggatattattcattaGCCTTTGAAATGTTGAAGGTGCGTTCCGTAGTCCGAAAGGCATACGAAGGAACTCGTAATGGCCACTGGTTGTTGAAAAGGCTGTTTTGTGCACATCTTTGTTGTCCATTTCTATCTGATAGAAACCTTTTGCAAGGTCtaaagttgaaaaaattttacaGTCGCCCAATTTGTCGAAAATCTCGTCTATATTTGGGATCGGGAATCGATCTTCAATGGTTTCCTTATTAAGTTTACGGTAGTCTACGACGAGCCGCCACTTTTGCTTATTGGACTGGTCCATTTTTTTCTGAACAACCCACAAAGGACTATTATATGGGCTTTTAGAGTGTCTTATAATTCCTTGATCTAACATTTCTGCTATTTGCCGGTTAACTTCGTCTTTGTGAATTTCTGGGTATTTGTATGTTTTCGAATAAATGGGAAGATCATTCTTTGTAATAATCCTGTGTTTGATTTCACTTGTGAAACTTAGGTCTTGGCCTTctttgtaaaaaatatgttcGAATTTTTGTATAAGCTCATTTATTGAGGATCTGGCCTGTGGACAAATTAAGTTCATTGGAATTAAGTTATGTATGCCAAGATCCAAGTGGTTTTCCTGAACTAAAAGAtctaaataaacattattGAGTTGAATCTTTTTGTTTGAGTAATCGATGACTGCATGCAAGTCATTAAGTATGTTACAGCCAATTAGCCCATCGAAATAGTTGTGAAAATTATACTCTAGAAATTCACAAATATAACCTTCAGCTTCAAATTCTTGAAAACATGGAAACCTGcataattttcttattttaattttgtttcccATTGCTTTTACTTCTATGTCAATGTCTGTTTTCCACTTCGGGTGACACAAATTATCATTTATTACACTGAATTCTGCTCCAGtgtcaataataaataataatggcCTCTTTTTACCTTGAACTTCTATATATGGTATTCGTCTTGATCCTCTATCTGAAAATTTACACTTGATTGATTAATATCCATTGGCTCGAAACTACGCCTGCTTTGCTCAGAGCTTTGCACATTTCGACTATTTGTTGAGACTCGAGCAGAATTAGAAGTTGAGCTATTATTCgattgatattgatatccCTGCCTTCTATTATTTACCCTAGGCGTACCTTCAGTTCTTGAATTTTCTTGTTGTTCAACATTATTTTGTTGAAACCTATTGGCTTCATCAAGGCTTCTTTCTGTAACGACTGGTTCGTTTACATTTCTATTATCATTACTGAAATTGGTTCTGAAGTTGGGTTTATTGTACCTATTATTTCTTCGAATTGGTCCGTATAATGTGTAGCTTTGATGCCGAGCATCTTCAATGATTTTATAGGCATCCTCTACGGAATTTGGGTTTCTCGCGAATATTAACGTTTTTGTAGGTTCAGGCAAGTTGTCTCTAAAAACGCGGAGTGCAATTCGGTTCACTTCTAATGTGGTGTATGTTTTGTCGTCATGGATCAGTATCCGGTTGTGTACcctattcgaaatttcattaattttgttataaTATTCTTCTATAGTTGATTCCACTCGACACAATTTTAACATATCCATTAAGacatcgcttgtttctttttccCCGAAATTTTTCAGAATTACACGTTTAAAACTTTCCCACTCTGTCATATTTCCATGCCTATGAATCACTGGCCTGCATAATcccacaaatttattttttataaagccaaacaaaatattttttgtattcgtGTCGAAAACATCAAAAGAAGGAAggatattttctatttgtgtaattaaatCTGGCAATTGATTTGTATCAGTACCATCAAAATTTTGTATTAACTTGATGCAGTTCATTGTTGAGTTAAATGCGGCTAAGCTATTTTCGTTCATTTtagatttctttgttttctctCGAGGTTCGCAAGTATTAATAGTTAGCTTTTAGTTTCTTATCTTAGCTAGTATAAAGAGCTTTgtcgaagaaaaaaaaattttatcagCTTAAGTTCTTCTTCTCCAGGTTGGGTTTCGTCACTCCGTACATGCAGGTGTTCCAAAGCTTTCCagttatgttttatgttccTCTTTATACTCGGCCACGTGCATTGGTTAACGTATTGAAGATTTCCGGACTTAAATTACATAAGAACAGCTTACTGTGGTTCCGAATGAATTTCTTGACGTATGGCTGgtttccttattttttctgtgttgATCCTCGTCGCCAGTTATGTGGAAGGTTGATAGGGCCTTCCGAGCAGAGACCGTTGTGTCCAAAAGATCGTTGCCTCCAGAAACGACTTCGTTGTCGTCTGTAGGTTGAAGGTTGAACTCCTCAGTTAAGCACCCATCGACTTCTTTGTCGATTAAAGAGGggttaaaacaaaacgaaaggtTTCGCTTAACAAATTGAGGGTTTATTCAATGATGTGTACAGATCGAGGTCTTCTTGTCTACtgactaaaaataaagctaagcTCAGACAAAAAGCTTAGCGCCATGTGTATTCTAACATAACTTAATCTAATAAGAGGGTATGTAAGGGTATACATGACTATATTCTTCGATTTGGCGAATATGGCttccctttttgtttttattgttttactAGCAGAAAATCTGTTTCATTCGTAAGCTTTTATTGTTGCTACGAGTAATTTGATGTGTATTGCATTTAAGCTAATATTCGAGTTGTTGCTCGGAGGTTTTAATGCCGCTTTTACGATctttttattgcctttttattTGCTGGCCCTTGGACCTGACCCAGTGCCACTGGTCAGCATTCCAGAGCCAGCAATTTCTGTGGAGTGGATCAACTTTACTCAACTAATTTGTAGCAATTACAATAGAGGAAAAGGAATGAGCCAGCCAGCctcttttattaattataatttccCGGCTGCCAATTGCTTCATTTATGAGAAATAACACCCTACATCAATCATCGTAAAAGTCCTTTTTTGGACGTAACCCTTTAGAGACACATTAGAGACACTTGGTTGGCTGTTTTTATGTGaatgtgttttgttttgggcgTGAGTAAAGGGGTTTTTCATTGACTTTCTTGATCACGACTTGGCAAACTAATGGGTCACTTCAAAGGATGCCAAACAAAGATAATCTCGGCCACAATTTATTTACCTTTCGCTGACCAAACCAATTTACGATTTTAATCAAAACCCAGTCGGGGGATCAGGAACAGGAGTAGGAGCTGCCATCAAAGCAAATAGTTGAGCTGCTGTCACTGTGCAAAGGGAAAGGGCAAAGGGCACGGAGCAAAGGTCCAAAGGCAGCTGGCTAATGCTCAGTGTCCAACCTAATTTGACGCTGACGAGAAACGAGAAACTGTATGTCCGACTGTCTGTTTTTCCGACtgcctgtccgtccgtccgttcAACCGACTAACCAACTGAATGACTGACATGCCAGTCTGTGCATAATGCTTATTACCGCAATCATTTACAGCACTTGGCCATGTTCCCTTTATCCTAGGCCTGGTCCAGTGAAGATGCGGTCCCCCTCCGGTGGAAGTGCTGTTTCCCCAGGAATGCAATATGCAATCTCCAGGCACACGCACTCTACTCCCGCACATTAGTGAAAGTGTTCGGTGCAGTGAGAGAATAAACAAGTGAACATTGTTCTTACACTTGGAGAAATCAGCAGTAACCTATGTGATTTTTGTGAAGTTTGTATGTTTTCACGGATTTAATGAGTTTGATCcgcataaatataaataaacaacatttaaGGTAACAATTTTCGCAGTGTCGACAAGCAACAGTTTCCACTATTTAATGGCGACCTACGAGAAGCCCCCCGCACTTCGTATGGTTAACACACACATGTCTGTGTGCACTGGTGTGGTGTCATGTTCGCTATTATGAATTGTGCAATTGTCGTCAACGCCAGCGAGAAGTCAACCCCATTCTGTGCCGCTTTGGGTTCCCTTTTTCATTCCGCATCAACATCGCCATCACCATCTCACCATCtcgccatctccatctccagtTGAGCTGACAGTCAGGCAGTCAGTCCATCTCCCGGCTTTTGCCCCCGAATCACTCCGTCTGTTAGTCACTTCTAGTGCTTGGTTTCATTCCGATTGCCTGCTCATCATCCAGCAGTTCTTTGTTTGGACGACGATGGcacacacggcgtatacgtaatgctgCCTGCGTTTGCCTTCGTTTGCTTTCGTTAGCCGCCTGCATTTGCCGCCATTTTTCAACGGagtgttttcgttttttttgttttttttattgtttgtaaaactactgcttttgttgctgctccgGCACTCCTAGTAAATGACTCTTCAACGTTTGTCGTATTTGTCGTCTGGCAGCACTTTGGAgtgccaaaatatttttacatttgtATACCGCTTCCATTGTCATTTGTTTTAGGAAACATTTTATCTTGCGAAATGCGACAAATACTCTTGCCTTAATAGGGATACGCACTGGATATCGACCTGCTTCGGCATTTATGACATCCGACGGCACTCTAATTAAGCCACCAAGTGCTACAATCAGCCAGGTGAGAAGCGCAGCAGTTAATCAAGCGAGCAAGTATTTAATTAAGTGCGCCAAATGGATGTGCATGCGATGGGCTTCATTATGGTCCTTGCGCCGTAAAATCTTTTGCCAGCATTTCCCGTGATTCTCCGGGGGATGCAGGTGGGGTGGTTGGATAAGTAAGTGGGGTGGTAGGGTGCGTTGTATCGCTATAACATTTATGCGCTTTTCCCGGCCCATCAAAGTCATCAAATGAAACGAACAGCCCCGGCAATCCCACGTCACTCTAGAGATACACTctttacatatacatatacatatacatacggTTCTGAATCAGATTGCGAATCTGAATCTGTGCGCTCTGGGTGTAAAGTTGTCAGCTAGTTTGCATTCATCAGCAGCAATGCCGGCAATTGAGTGACACCGTACCCATATTCCagtatcatcatcatcatcagcagcagcagcagcagcattccCATCTCAAAGATTTACATGACAGCAGTTGCAGTTCGTTCGCTATTCATTTGCTGGCAGTCCTTTTGATTGCTTGTATTAGTGATtgtcagttggccaaaagaggGCGGaagagggggcgtggctgtcTCTCCATTTGATTGCCATTGCAACACGTAAATCTCTTATGCTTATGAATATGCGCATAGCGAGTAAAAAATTTCATGTTTGTCGCTCGGCATTGATTGAAGTGTGAGTCCCCTGCTACATTCACTACATATAGATATCCATCCTCTTCATTATGCGAGTGCAACCATTATCGAGCTCCTCAAAAGGACTTTGCGCGCTTTGAGAccaatttattgatttctggctgagcagcagaaagtcGCCCAAAGCAACAACCCTCATTACAATTCCGAATACCAATCAAACAGTTTCTCATGGCATTGTGAATGCTGTCGACACTGGCCTAAACATTTAAGCCATTAACACGCAAAGGTCGCCAAATTCTATTGATTATGACCGCTGGCCAGACGAAAGGGCCAAGAGCGACCGCCCAGCGAAACgataacaaataacaataacaaacaaacaatcgACACAAAGAGTCCTGTTGAATTTCTTGGTAGGGGGTGGGGTTTGTCTGGGGGAAATTCGGCGCTTGAACGACTAaactgtttttcctttttactGTCTGGCAGTCGCAGTCGTTGGAGGAGGAATAAAAGTCGATTTGAGTTAATGCCAACTGACAGCCAGTTGTCAATTAAAGCAAACAATCGCATGTTATTACAATTTTCGTTAAGTACTGAGTGTGTAAGAAACaactataaatttaatataggATAgctaagtaaaaaaaaaaaaaacagtaataCAACCAATAAATGATATCCTTAAGATATGTACAAACATCCAGTACGCATCACTAGCTTCTGCGTCTAGGATTTTTCAACTCCTTTTTCCTTGCCCTCTTCGAAGGTTTCATGTAAGACCTGCGGGTTCAGGACAAGTATTGAGCCAATCGACGAAGTCCGGCATGCCATTAATCAATAAATACCATTCGCCGCTGGGAATGTAAACGTTGCACACGCAGGCATTCAGCAAATGCAGGACCCCAGCGATTACGCCAAAGGCGCTCGACATATAGAATATGTATGCGAACTCGTTGCCGCAATGATCGACCATGGACACCAGGAGGGCAAGTGCGCTTCCTAGGCACAGGAAGCCGCTGGCGAAATTAAACGTCATCGCCTGTAAAACACACTCGTTGAGCATTCATCATCGCCAAATAACTATCGAAACCAGAACAACCCAACCCAGCCCAGCAACGCCCCGCCCAGCCCAACAAATGTATGTGTACGCACAATTGGATCGAGGCCCACGGTGGTGCAGCATAGCCGGAATATGACGAGAACCACGCTCTGACAGGCGATGGCGGGTAGGATGAACGTGTACATCCACACCGATATGCCGTACTCCTCGCCCAGGACACAGTGCGTGGATAGGATTCGGATGAGCAGACCCAGGGCCACAACCTCCAGGACCTGATGGACAAAGGCAGATACGTTACCACGCCCATTGCACTGCAAGATTGCAGTTATAGTCACCGCCGTTAGCAACTGCAGCACAAAGTTCACCAAACGAAAGGGGAAGCTCATAATGGTAACCAGAAATTTTGTTCAAAGCATTGACAGTAAAAGCAAATCTGCCATCTAATGAAGGAAAAAAGGAAACCGTTTTTCCTTACTTCGATTGGACTTTGAATTGGCTACATTTTAAAAGTAGGTGAACTGTAGCATCAAATTACAAGATATTAAGATACCCCAATAACATAGTGTGACCAGTATCCCCAAATTACAATCTTATGTAGCTTTGGGCACACTGTTTTACTGTAAATGCTTTATTCAAGATGCCAACTTGTGGAATTGCTTCACTCGTAGcaaaattttattgttttctctTGCTCCTCTTattttttgcgtttttcatttcgttttggccCAGCTAATCTAATTGGCCTCGATAGCGCTTGTTGAGTGCCCGA harbors:
- the CG12426 gene encoding uncharacterized protein codes for the protein MSFPFRLVNFVLQLLTAVLEVVALGLLIRILSTHCVLGEEYGISVWMYTFILPAIACQSVVLVIFRLCCTTVGLDPIAMTFNFASGFLCLGSALALLVSMVDHCGNEFAYIFYMSSAFGVIAGVLHLLNACVCNVYIPSGEWSYMKPSKRARKKELKNPRRRS